Proteins encoded together in one Hymenobacter monticola window:
- a CDS encoding glycoside hydrolase family 97 protein: protein MRFSFLFCSLMLAATFSHAAGPVVVGSPDGAVQVSVDVDGQGRPTYAVRYRAAELLRPSRLGLQLASADLSQGLKLASADKVTTVADDYQLATDKRANCHYRANRRVVHFAGRAGAPTLSVVFQVSNDGVAFQYLIEGKSAEVQRITAEQTSFHLPADAKGWLHPHAKAQTGFANTQPSYEENYQRGIAAGTPSTIGQGWSFPALFEAGGRWVLLTEAGMGRSYCGSHLAHESPDANYTVAFPQAPERTMPDAPLLPESRLPWRSPWRVVVVGNSLAPIVESTLTTDLSAPATTPVNLDAPGKSSWSWVLMGDKNTTYDVQRRFIDYSAAMGWRYCLVDALWDTQIGYEKTAELAQYARTKNVGLLVWYNSNGSWNQAPQTPTKVLFDADSRRKEFARIKQMGVAGVKIDFFGGDGQSFMNYYQDLMTDAAQAGLLVNFHGATLPRGWNRTYPNLMTMEAVKGFEFLTFDQRNTDQEATHCATLPFTRNAVGPMDFTPMAFSEIRGKERRTSNAFELALAVLFQSGIQHYAEVPEGMAAQPAYVQDFVKKLPPRWADVRFVAGFPGDYAVLARQAPSGKWYLAGINATDAPKTLQLDLSKLNLAGGTLITDGATNRSFSTRAAGGKTLSLKLPARGGFVVQP, encoded by the coding sequence ATGCGCTTCTCTTTCCTTTTTTGCTCGCTGATGCTGGCCGCTACCTTTTCTCACGCCGCCGGGCCCGTTGTGGTCGGCAGCCCCGACGGGGCCGTGCAGGTGAGCGTGGACGTGGACGGCCAGGGCCGGCCCACCTACGCCGTGCGCTACCGCGCCGCCGAGCTGCTGCGCCCCTCGCGCCTGGGCCTGCAGCTGGCCAGCGCCGACCTCTCGCAGGGCCTCAAGCTGGCCAGCGCCGATAAGGTGACCACCGTGGCCGACGACTACCAGCTGGCCACCGACAAGCGTGCGAACTGCCACTACCGAGCCAACCGCCGCGTGGTGCACTTTGCGGGTAGGGCAGGGGCCCCCACACTGAGCGTGGTGTTTCAGGTGTCGAACGACGGGGTGGCGTTTCAGTACCTCATCGAAGGCAAAAGTGCCGAGGTGCAGCGCATCACGGCGGAGCAAACCAGTTTCCACCTGCCGGCCGACGCCAAGGGCTGGCTGCACCCGCACGCCAAAGCCCAGACTGGCTTTGCCAACACCCAGCCTTCGTACGAGGAAAATTACCAGCGCGGCATCGCGGCGGGCACGCCGTCCACCATCGGGCAGGGGTGGTCGTTTCCAGCCTTGTTTGAGGCTGGGGGCCGTTGGGTGCTGCTGACGGAGGCGGGCATGGGCCGCAGCTACTGCGGCAGCCACCTGGCCCACGAGTCGCCCGATGCCAACTACACGGTGGCCTTTCCGCAGGCGCCGGAGCGGACCATGCCGGACGCGCCCCTGCTGCCCGAAAGCCGCCTGCCCTGGCGCTCGCCCTGGCGCGTGGTGGTGGTGGGCAACTCGCTGGCCCCCATCGTGGAATCGACGCTGACTACTGACTTGAGCGCGCCCGCCACCACGCCCGTGAACCTGGACGCGCCTGGCAAGTCGTCGTGGTCGTGGGTGCTGATGGGCGACAAGAACACGACTTATGACGTGCAGCGCCGCTTCATCGACTACTCGGCCGCCATGGGCTGGCGCTACTGCCTGGTGGATGCGCTCTGGGACACACAAATCGGCTACGAGAAGACGGCCGAGCTGGCGCAGTACGCCCGCACCAAAAACGTGGGCCTGCTGGTGTGGTACAACTCCAACGGCAGCTGGAACCAGGCCCCCCAGACGCCCACCAAGGTGCTGTTCGACGCCGACAGCCGGCGCAAGGAATTTGCCCGCATCAAGCAGATGGGCGTGGCCGGCGTGAAAATCGACTTTTTCGGCGGCGACGGGCAGTCGTTCATGAACTACTACCAGGACCTCATGACCGACGCCGCCCAGGCCGGCCTGCTGGTGAATTTCCACGGCGCCACCCTGCCGCGCGGCTGGAACCGCACCTACCCCAACCTGATGACCATGGAAGCGGTGAAGGGCTTCGAGTTCCTGACCTTCGACCAGCGCAACACCGACCAGGAAGCCACCCACTGCGCCACGCTGCCCTTCACCCGCAACGCCGTGGGCCCCATGGACTTCACCCCCATGGCGTTTTCGGAGATTCGCGGCAAGGAACGCCGCACGTCCAACGCTTTTGAGTTGGCGCTGGCGGTGCTGTTTCAGTCGGGCATTCAGCACTACGCCGAAGTGCCTGAGGGCATGGCTGCGCAGCCCGCCTACGTGCAGGACTTCGTGAAAAAGCTGCCGCCGCGCTGGGCCGATGTCCGGTTTGTGGCGGGCTTTCCGGGCGATTACGCGGTGCTGGCCCGACAGGCGCCCAGCGGCAAGTGGTATCTGGCCGGCATCAACGCTACCGACGCACCCAAAACCCTACAGCTCGACCTCAGCAAGCTCAATCTGGCCGGCGGTACTCTCATCACCGACGGCGCCACCAACCGCAGCTTCAGCACCCGGGCGGCGGGCGGCAAAACACTGAGCCTGAAGCTGCCGGCCCGCGGCGGCTTCGTGGTGCAGCCCTAG
- a CDS encoding alpha/beta hydrolase-fold protein — protein sequence MNIPVTIRNASTLLLTFALASSAFAQKPMMEAPKGFDQPVAGIAAGRIDSISYTSKTVGTVRKALVYTPPGYSKKKKYPVLYLLHGIGGDEKEWLKGGRPQVILDNLYAAGKLKPMLVVMPNGRAMTDERAVGNIYGPDKVAAFANFEKDLLTDLIPYIEKHYPALTTRENRALAGLSMGGGQSLNFGLGNLDKFAWVGGFSSAPNTRQPEQLVPDPAKAKKLLKLLWISCGDQDGLLPVSQRTHDYLYQNNVPHVYYLEPGGHDFKVWKNGLYMFSQQLFKPVDVAALPTYTVLGAPAATNVRNAKYPQILPDNRAVFRLKAPGLQKAQLDLGRKYDMVKDSAGTWTVTTDTLSRGLHYYSLILDGLPIADPASDTFYGMGRMASGIEIPGRGTSFYALRDVPHGEVRERRFYSKVTNSWRRFFVYTPPGYDADPAAKYPVLYLLHGGGEDETGWAKQGKTDLILDNLLADKKAKPMLVVMLDGNMGGPGGLAGFGEPTLKRFEDELKQTVLPMVETNYRVAPGASNRALAGLSMGGLQTLYAGMKNTDMFQYLGVFSSGFFANNTALSDPQYAFMKANAGTINTNLKQLWLSMGGPEDIAYANNKTMRAKMDELGIKYVYSEYPGGHTWPVWRHDLYLFAQRLF from the coding sequence ATGAACATACCCGTCACCATTCGAAACGCATCCACGCTTTTGCTGACCTTCGCCTTGGCAAGCAGCGCCTTCGCCCAAAAACCGATGATGGAAGCGCCGAAGGGCTTCGACCAGCCCGTTGCGGGCATCGCGGCCGGCCGGATTGACAGCATCAGCTACACCTCAAAAACGGTGGGCACGGTGCGCAAGGCGCTGGTGTACACGCCGCCGGGCTACTCCAAAAAGAAAAAGTACCCGGTGCTCTACCTGCTGCACGGCATCGGCGGCGATGAAAAGGAGTGGCTGAAAGGTGGTCGGCCGCAGGTGATTCTGGATAATCTGTATGCCGCCGGCAAGCTGAAGCCCATGCTGGTGGTGATGCCCAACGGCCGGGCTATGACAGACGAACGCGCCGTAGGCAATATCTACGGCCCGGACAAAGTGGCCGCGTTTGCTAACTTCGAAAAAGACCTGCTTACCGACCTCATTCCTTACATCGAAAAGCACTACCCGGCCCTCACCACCCGTGAGAATCGGGCCCTGGCCGGGCTGTCGATGGGCGGGGGGCAGTCGCTGAACTTTGGGCTGGGCAACCTGGACAAGTTTGCCTGGGTGGGTGGCTTCTCTTCGGCCCCGAACACCAGGCAGCCCGAGCAACTGGTGCCCGACCCGGCCAAAGCCAAAAAGCTGCTGAAGCTGCTCTGGATTTCGTGCGGCGACCAGGACGGCCTGCTGCCCGTCAGCCAGCGCACCCACGACTACCTCTACCAAAACAACGTGCCGCACGTGTACTACCTGGAGCCGGGCGGGCACGACTTCAAGGTCTGGAAAAACGGCCTGTACATGTTTTCGCAGCAGCTATTTAAGCCCGTGGACGTGGCAGCACTGCCCACCTACACCGTGCTGGGCGCGCCGGCCGCCACCAACGTGCGTAACGCCAAGTACCCGCAGATTTTGCCCGACAACCGGGCCGTGTTTCGCCTGAAGGCGCCCGGTCTGCAGAAGGCCCAGCTGGACCTGGGCCGGAAATACGATATGGTGAAGGACAGCGCCGGCACCTGGACCGTGACCACCGACACCCTGAGCCGCGGCCTGCACTACTACTCGCTCATTCTCGATGGCCTGCCCATCGCCGACCCCGCGAGCGACACCTTCTACGGCATGGGGCGCATGGCCAGCGGCATCGAGATTCCCGGCCGTGGCACCAGCTTCTACGCCCTGCGCGACGTGCCCCACGGCGAGGTGCGCGAGCGGCGGTTCTACTCCAAAGTCACGAATTCGTGGCGGCGGTTTTTTGTGTACACCCCGCCGGGCTACGACGCCGACCCCGCCGCCAAGTACCCGGTGCTGTACCTGCTGCACGGCGGCGGCGAAGACGAAACCGGCTGGGCCAAGCAGGGCAAAACCGACCTGATTCTGGACAACCTCCTTGCCGACAAAAAGGCCAAGCCCATGCTCGTGGTGATGCTCGACGGCAACATGGGCGGGCCCGGCGGCCTGGCCGGCTTCGGCGAGCCGACGCTGAAACGCTTCGAAGACGAGTTGAAGCAAACCGTGCTGCCGATGGTGGAAACCAACTACCGCGTAGCCCCCGGCGCCTCGAACCGGGCCTTGGCGGGCCTCTCGATGGGCGGCCTGCAAACGCTCTATGCGGGCATGAAGAACACCGATATGTTCCAGTACCTGGGGGTGTTCAGCTCCGGCTTTTTTGCCAATAACACGGCCTTGTCGGACCCGCAGTATGCCTTTATGAAAGCCAACGCCGGCACCATCAACACCAACCTCAAGCAGCTGTGGCTCTCGATGGGCGGGCCCGAAGACATTGCCTACGCCAACAACAAGACGATGCGGGCCAAAATGGACGAGCTGGGCATCAAATACGTGTACAGCGAATACCCCGGCGGCCACACCTGGCCCGTGTGGCGGCACGATTTGTACCTGTTTGCCCAGAGGCTGTTTTAG
- a CDS encoding glycoside hydrolase family 43 protein, which translates to MKSKLLQAILPTALALLPFSGAFAQSIELVNPILSGFYPDPSIVKVGADYYLVNSTFSYYPGIPVMHSRDLKNWKQVGNVISRPSQMNFLGDRMTRGLFAPAIEYHNGTYYVTCTLIDHKGNFVVTAKNPAGPWSDPTFLPQVRGIDPSLYFEGDKAYVIYNSDPPDNKPLYDGHRSIKIIEMNPQTLQTVGEAKIVVNGGVDLSKKPVWIEGPHLMKRNGWYYLYAAEGGTSVNHTEVVFRSKEPLGPFVPYEKNPILSQRELPKDRKDPITSAGHAQFVEGPDGKTYAIFLAVRPYEGNFYNTGRETFIVPVEWKDEWPVMNPGPNGVQYSYKANFPEVKQPGARPQSGNFGYTLTFEKQLDPALLFLRTVDSTSFSLSKAKGLTLKLKPETVAETGNPAFIGKRQQHLYCTAETELTFAPKAANEKAGLAIFQDEKHFYYLCKSGDGGKPMLQLFKSTADAKQPELLAQAPLKSATGSVQLRIQAQADKYSFQFSENGKAWTTLKDQVDGKFLSTQVAGGFIGCTFGMYATSSGQPTTNTASFKWLKYEGNDPMYKK; encoded by the coding sequence ATGAAATCCAAACTACTTCAAGCAATTCTGCCTACTGCACTTGCGTTGCTGCCTTTTTCGGGCGCGTTTGCACAATCGATTGAGTTGGTGAATCCCATCCTCAGTGGCTTTTATCCCGACCCCAGCATTGTGAAGGTGGGGGCCGATTATTACCTGGTCAATTCCACGTTTTCCTACTACCCGGGCATTCCGGTGATGCACAGCCGCGACCTCAAAAACTGGAAGCAGGTGGGCAACGTCATCAGCCGGCCGTCGCAGATGAACTTCCTGGGCGACCGCATGACACGGGGCCTGTTTGCGCCCGCCATTGAGTACCACAATGGCACGTACTACGTCACGTGCACGCTCATCGACCACAAGGGCAACTTCGTGGTGACGGCCAAGAACCCCGCCGGGCCGTGGAGCGACCCCACCTTCCTGCCCCAGGTGCGCGGCATCGACCCGTCGTTGTATTTCGAGGGCGACAAGGCCTATGTCATTTACAACAGCGACCCGCCCGACAACAAGCCGCTCTACGACGGGCACCGCTCCATCAAAATCATCGAGATGAACCCGCAGACGCTGCAAACTGTGGGCGAGGCGAAAATCGTGGTGAACGGCGGCGTGGACCTGAGCAAAAAGCCGGTCTGGATAGAGGGCCCGCATCTGATGAAGCGCAATGGCTGGTACTACCTCTACGCGGCCGAGGGCGGCACCTCGGTGAACCACACGGAGGTGGTGTTCCGCAGCAAGGAGCCGCTGGGCCCGTTTGTGCCCTACGAGAAGAATCCCATCCTCTCGCAGCGCGAGCTGCCGAAGGACCGCAAAGACCCCATCACCTCGGCCGGGCACGCGCAATTTGTGGAGGGGCCGGATGGCAAAACTTACGCCATTTTCTTGGCCGTGCGGCCCTACGAGGGCAATTTCTACAACACCGGGCGCGAAACCTTCATCGTGCCCGTGGAGTGGAAAGACGAGTGGCCGGTGATGAACCCAGGCCCCAATGGCGTGCAGTACAGCTACAAGGCCAATTTCCCGGAGGTGAAACAGCCCGGCGCCCGGCCGCAGAGCGGCAACTTCGGCTACACCCTCACCTTTGAAAAGCAACTGGACCCGGCGTTGCTGTTCCTGCGCACCGTGGACAGCACCAGCTTTTCGCTAAGCAAAGCCAAGGGCCTCACCCTGAAACTGAAGCCCGAAACTGTGGCCGAAACCGGTAACCCGGCCTTCATTGGCAAGCGGCAGCAGCACCTGTACTGCACTGCCGAAACCGAGCTGACGTTCGCGCCGAAAGCGGCCAACGAAAAGGCTGGCCTGGCCATCTTCCAGGACGAAAAGCACTTCTACTACCTCTGCAAGTCGGGGGACGGCGGCAAGCCCATGCTGCAACTCTTCAAAAGCACCGCCGATGCGAAGCAGCCGGAGCTGCTGGCCCAGGCGCCGCTGAAGTCAGCCACGGGCAGCGTGCAGTTGCGCATTCAGGCCCAGGCCGATAAGTACAGCTTCCAGTTCTCGGAAAATGGCAAGGCGTGGACCACGCTCAAGGACCAGGTGGATGGCAAGTTCCTGAGCACGCAGGTGGCGGGCGGCTTCATCGGCTGCACGTTTGGGATGTATGCCACGTCCTCTGGCCAGCCCACCACCAACACGGCCTCCTTCAAGTGGCTCAAATACGAGGGCAACGACCCCATGTACAAGAAATAA
- a CDS encoding glycosyl hydrolase 115 family protein: MLWSGTAWAQSYLAFDDKPAGLVLAADGNAIPLLVSPEDHKGVLRAATDLQHDFQLATGTQPKLLQQRKQLKAKEILIIGTIGKSQLIDQLARRKKLDVSQVQGKWEASVTQTIDKPFPGVARALVIAGSDKRGTIYGIYELSKQLGVSPWYWWADVPVVRHATVAVRPGTYLIHEPAVKYRGIFINDEAPAFSGWAKAKFGGANHQTYEHMFELILRLRGNYLWPAMWGNAFNDDDKLNPVKADEYGVVMGTSHHEPMVRSQKEWERYGKGPWNYETNPVELQKFWRQGIENMGAKESIITMGMRGDGDVPMSAGTNIKLLESIVRDQRTILADVTKRPVETIPQLWALYTEVQQYYDQGMRVPDDVTLLLCDDNYGNIRRLPKPTAPKRSGGYGLYYHFDFNGGPWSYKWINSSQLTKVWEQLHQAYAHGVDRIWIMNVGDLKPLEVPISFYFEYAWDPSRLPAEQLPAYTRQWAGQQFGPALAQPIGDLLTTYSNYSGIRKPDLLSTNTFSLINYQEFEQLTARYHALRDRALQVQAQVPAPSQDAYFEVVQHPIQALTNLLDLHLALAKNKWYAAQGRAAANSQAAEVRRFYVQDSLLSYYYNHTLAGGKWEHMMDQPHVFYRGWRGPDREMMPATLGVTPAPAPEMAVSVEGSTVWWPQAKEAAVLPELNAWQRQPHYLEVFNRGQGSFAYTATSTVPWLKIDQPSGTVAEQERLWLSVDWAVAPAGQRRVPVTLSGPGGQRVVVQVPIDNRQPQAALPGKGHVEGNGYVSISGPHYSRAVQAGATSWQVLENYGRTSTGITLVPGTAPRQEATASAPHLEYQVQLHQAGPVKLRAYLTPTIDFNNAGGLVYAVAFDDEAPQLVNISEHRPGEAWVNDNAEKAMMDNIRTGESAHQLAAPGVHTLKFWVITPGIVLQKLVLDTGGLKDSYLGPPESFRKE, translated from the coding sequence GTGCTGTGGAGCGGAACGGCGTGGGCGCAGTCCTACCTCGCGTTTGACGACAAGCCCGCCGGGCTGGTGCTGGCCGCCGATGGCAACGCCATTCCGCTGCTGGTGAGCCCGGAAGACCATAAAGGCGTGCTGCGGGCCGCTACCGACTTGCAGCATGATTTCCAGCTGGCCACGGGCACCCAGCCGAAGCTACTGCAGCAGCGCAAGCAACTGAAGGCTAAGGAAATACTCATCATCGGCACCATCGGCAAGAGTCAACTCATCGACCAGTTGGCGCGCCGCAAGAAGCTGGACGTGAGCCAGGTGCAGGGCAAATGGGAGGCCTCGGTGACGCAGACCATCGACAAGCCGTTTCCGGGCGTGGCGCGGGCGCTGGTGATTGCCGGCAGCGACAAGCGCGGCACCATCTACGGCATTTATGAGCTGTCGAAGCAGTTGGGCGTGTCGCCCTGGTACTGGTGGGCCGACGTGCCGGTGGTACGCCACGCCACGGTGGCCGTGCGGCCGGGCACCTATCTCATCCACGAGCCGGCGGTGAAGTATCGCGGCATCTTCATCAACGACGAGGCGCCCGCTTTTTCGGGCTGGGCCAAGGCCAAGTTTGGCGGGGCCAACCACCAGACCTACGAGCACATGTTCGAGCTGATTTTGCGCCTGCGCGGCAATTACCTGTGGCCGGCCATGTGGGGCAACGCCTTCAACGACGACGACAAGCTCAACCCCGTGAAGGCCGATGAGTACGGTGTGGTGATGGGCACCTCGCACCACGAGCCCATGGTCCGCTCGCAAAAAGAGTGGGAGCGGTACGGCAAAGGCCCCTGGAACTACGAAACCAACCCGGTCGAACTGCAGAAATTCTGGCGGCAGGGCATCGAAAACATGGGCGCCAAGGAAAGCATTATAACCATGGGCATGCGCGGCGACGGTGACGTGCCTATGTCGGCCGGTACCAACATCAAGCTGCTGGAGAGTATCGTGCGCGACCAGCGCACCATCCTGGCTGACGTAACCAAGCGGCCCGTCGAGACCATTCCGCAGCTCTGGGCCCTCTACACCGAGGTGCAGCAGTACTACGACCAGGGTATGCGCGTGCCCGATGATGTGACCCTGCTACTCTGCGATGACAACTACGGCAACATCCGGCGCCTGCCCAAGCCCACCGCCCCCAAGCGCAGCGGCGGCTACGGTCTCTACTACCACTTCGATTTCAACGGCGGCCCTTGGAGCTACAAGTGGATTAATTCCAGTCAATTAACTAAGGTGTGGGAGCAGCTGCACCAGGCCTACGCGCACGGCGTAGACCGCATCTGGATTATGAACGTGGGCGACCTCAAGCCGCTGGAAGTACCCATCAGCTTCTACTTCGAGTATGCCTGGGACCCTAGCCGGTTGCCTGCCGAGCAGCTGCCCGCGTATACCCGGCAATGGGCTGGCCAGCAGTTTGGCCCGGCGCTCGCCCAGCCGATTGGCGACCTACTCACCACCTACAGCAACTACAGCGGCATCCGCAAGCCCGACCTGCTGTCGACCAACACTTTCAGCCTCATCAATTACCAGGAGTTTGAGCAGCTGACCGCCCGCTACCACGCCCTGCGCGACCGGGCGCTGCAAGTGCAAGCTCAGGTGCCCGCGCCCAGCCAGGATGCCTACTTTGAGGTAGTGCAGCACCCCATTCAGGCCCTCACCAACCTGCTCGACCTGCATCTGGCCCTGGCCAAAAACAAATGGTACGCCGCCCAGGGCCGTGCCGCCGCCAACAGCCAGGCCGCCGAGGTAAGACGGTTTTACGTGCAGGATTCGCTGCTCTCGTACTACTATAACCACACGCTGGCTGGCGGCAAATGGGAGCATATGATGGACCAGCCCCACGTGTTTTACCGCGGTTGGCGCGGCCCCGACCGCGAGATGATGCCAGCTACCCTAGGCGTGACCCCGGCCCCCGCCCCCGAAATGGCCGTGTCAGTGGAAGGCAGCACCGTCTGGTGGCCCCAAGCCAAGGAAGCCGCCGTGCTGCCGGAGCTGAACGCCTGGCAGCGCCAGCCGCACTACCTGGAGGTGTTTAACCGCGGCCAGGGCTCCTTCGCCTACACCGCCACCAGCACGGTGCCGTGGCTGAAAATCGACCAGCCGAGCGGCACCGTCGCGGAGCAGGAGCGCCTGTGGCTGAGCGTAGACTGGGCCGTCGCGCCGGCCGGCCAGCGCCGGGTGCCCGTCACGCTCAGCGGGCCCGGCGGCCAGCGCGTGGTGGTGCAGGTGCCCATCGACAACCGCCAGCCGCAGGCGGCGCTGCCGGGCAAGGGCCATGTGGAAGGTAATGGCTACGTGTCCATCAGCGGCCCGCACTACAGCCGGGCCGTGCAGGCGGGCGCCACGTCGTGGCAGGTGCTGGAGAATTACGGACGCACCTCCACGGGCATCACCTTGGTACCGGGCACCGCGCCCCGGCAGGAAGCCACGGCCAGCGCGCCCCATCTCGAATACCAGGTGCAACTGCACCAGGCGGGCCCGGTGAAGCTGCGCGCTTACCTCACGCCCACCATCGACTTCAACAACGCCGGTGGGTTGGTGTACGCCGTGGCTTTTGATGATGAAGCTCCGCAGCTGGTCAACATCAGCGAGCATCGGCCCGGCGAGGCCTGGGTCAACGACAACGCCGAAAAGGCCATGATGGATAATATCCGCACCGGCGAATCTGCCCATCAGTTGGCGGCGCCCGGCGTGCACACCCTGAAGTTTTGGGTTATCACGCCCGGCATCGTGCTGCAAAAATTGGTGCTGGATACGGGCGGACTCAAGGACAGCTACCTGGGCCCGCCAGAGAGCTTCCGCAAGGAATAA
- a CDS encoding glycoside hydrolase family 43 protein, protein MKNILLVALLALGSLLPAQAQNPIIRDVFTADPAPLVYHDTLFLYTGHDTASVSETNYKMPDWRVYSTTDMKHWKDYGTRLSVKSFAWATGDAYAAQCVYRNGKFYWFVATFQRNADPNNKVGNRGAAIGVAVSDRPTGPFKDAIGKPLISNDMTLDQKHGWDDIDPTVFIDDDKQAYLYWGNGSCRWVKLKDNMTELASPITVFKPKNYIEGPWVYKRKKLYYLVYASAGTKPEMIEYCTAPTATGPWTYQGIIQGNVPNSGTTHPGIVDYKGKSYFFYHNGSLPNGGNFRRSVCVDYMYYNPDGTIKPIVQTTQGVAPVK, encoded by the coding sequence ATGAAAAACATCTTACTCGTCGCCCTGCTGGCCCTGGGTTCCTTGCTGCCTGCGCAAGCGCAAAACCCCATCATCCGCGACGTATTTACGGCCGACCCGGCGCCGCTGGTGTACCACGACACGCTGTTTCTGTACACCGGCCACGACACGGCCTCGGTGAGCGAAACCAACTACAAGATGCCCGACTGGCGCGTGTACTCCACCACCGATATGAAGCACTGGAAGGACTACGGCACGCGCCTTTCGGTGAAAAGCTTCGCCTGGGCTACCGGCGATGCCTACGCGGCGCAGTGCGTGTACCGCAATGGCAAGTTTTACTGGTTTGTGGCCACGTTTCAGCGCAACGCTGACCCGAATAACAAGGTCGGCAACCGGGGCGCGGCCATTGGCGTGGCGGTGTCGGACCGGCCCACCGGGCCCTTCAAGGATGCCATCGGCAAGCCGCTGATTTCAAATGACATGACCCTGGACCAGAAGCACGGCTGGGACGACATCGACCCGACGGTGTTCATCGACGACGACAAGCAGGCCTACCTGTACTGGGGCAACGGCAGCTGCCGCTGGGTGAAGCTCAAGGACAACATGACCGAGCTGGCCAGCCCCATCACCGTCTTCAAACCCAAAAACTACATCGAAGGTCCTTGGGTGTACAAGCGCAAGAAGCTCTACTACCTGGTGTACGCCAGCGCCGGCACCAAGCCCGAAATGATTGAGTACTGCACGGCCCCCACCGCCACCGGGCCGTGGACCTACCAGGGCATCATCCAGGGCAACGTGCCCAACAGCGGCACCACGCACCCCGGCATCGTCGACTACAAGGGCAAAAGCTACTTCTTCTACCACAACGGCAGCTTGCCTAACGGCGGCAATTTCCGCCGCTCCGTGTGCGTGGACTACATGTACTACAACCCGGACGGCACCATCAAGCCCATCGTGCAAACGACGCAGGGCGTCGCGCCGGTGAAGTAA
- a CDS encoding glycoside hydrolase family 43 protein, giving the protein MRFLLLKPYVALAALWVSLAACSQAKKTAASVDAAGGRHTFRYTNPITRDTAISMRDHFIIKVGRQWFATGTSMPVWSGPNPGVRLLVSDDLIHWRQHSWLIDGKKLPASCPYNGRFWAPEIHYIQKKYWLTVNSGQVTAEDPKGMKTHSVWLFSSDKVTGPYKLVNGPLTPHYNNDATLFEDEDGQTYLYCSGNGLWQAKIDLPTGKLVGEIKQFRGAKDANNPGWMVGGIEGPFVLKRDGTYFMFFSTWTRGYEVGLLRSKSPLGPWELAAPEPIFGTRKREYRAEMARNGGLQPPAVHRYSRPLPGNRPQRHFRRARRAIVELLPLLLRPAPSVAGRLAESTPVGHRAPALPQRHFRNRRPHLDRTNRAPLRQVSMSAGLA; this is encoded by the coding sequence TTGCGTTTCCTGCTTCTCAAGCCATACGTGGCGCTGGCGGCCCTTTGGGTGAGCCTAGCGGCTTGCTCGCAAGCCAAAAAAACGGCCGCTTCGGTCGATGCGGCGGGGGGGAGGCACACGTTCCGCTATACCAACCCCATCACGCGCGATACGGCCATTTCCATGCGCGACCATTTCATCATCAAGGTGGGGCGGCAGTGGTTTGCCACGGGCACTTCGATGCCGGTGTGGTCGGGACCCAACCCCGGGGTGCGCCTGCTGGTGTCGGATGACCTGATTCACTGGCGGCAGCATTCGTGGCTGATTGACGGCAAGAAGCTGCCCGCCAGCTGCCCTTACAACGGCCGGTTCTGGGCCCCGGAAATTCACTACATCCAGAAGAAGTACTGGCTCACCGTCAACAGCGGCCAGGTAACGGCCGAGGACCCCAAGGGCATGAAGACCCACAGCGTCTGGCTGTTTTCCAGCGACAAGGTCACCGGTCCCTACAAGCTGGTGAACGGGCCGCTGACGCCGCACTACAACAACGACGCGACCCTGTTTGAAGACGAGGATGGCCAGACCTACCTGTATTGCAGCGGCAACGGGCTGTGGCAAGCCAAAATCGACCTGCCCACGGGCAAGCTGGTGGGCGAGATAAAGCAATTTCGCGGCGCCAAGGACGCCAACAACCCCGGCTGGATGGTGGGCGGCATCGAAGGGCCTTTCGTGTTGAAGCGCGACGGTACCTACTTCATGTTCTTCTCAACCTGGACGCGGGGCTACGAGGTGGGGCTGCTGCGCTCGAAAAGCCCCCTAGGCCCCTGGGAATTGGCTGCCCCCGAGCCCATCTTCGGCACCCGCAAGCGGGAGTACCGCGCCGAAATGGCCCGCAACGGGGGGCTACAGCCACCTGCAGTTCACCGATACTCCCGACCCCTACCAGGAAACCGGCCACAACGCCATTTTCGAAGGGCCCGACGGGCAATTGTGGAGCTCCTGCCACTACTTCTTCGACCAGCGCCTTCCGTCGCTGGCCGACTGGCAGAAAGTACCCCAGTTGGGCATCGAGCCCCTGCACTTCCGCAACGGCATTTTCGCAATCGACGGCCCCACCTCGACCGAACAAACCGTGCGCCACTAAGGCAGGTCAGCATGTCCGCCGGCCTGGCCTAG